AAACGTTTGACCTATCGCCGTTTGGGGGGACGCGGCTAGAGATGTTCTTATAGTACTAGGAGATGTCGGTTTCAGTTTCAATACGATGTAAGTATGAACCTTTTTTCAATCAGTTTGCCTGACCCTACTGCTGTGCATTCTCATGATATCTCAGTGTGTGTAACCCCGTTGTCGAAACTGAGGTTCAGAACAATTCAACGACAAAAATGAGTGATTCACATCTTGAGACTTGGATTTGAACAGTCCGAAACTCCCATTTATGCCTATTTACAGGGATCTTATTCTGATAAATCACCTAACTTGATAATTACATCGATGTGCTCAGGGGCGGAGCTGGAGGTGAAGTATCCCTGATGCATGTTCAACCTTCCTAGCTGAAATTATGCCCTCATGATGCACTTTTGTTAGTCTAACCTGATGCATTTACTTCATTAAGCTAACAATTAGTGCTAAAAAAATTCTTTACCCTGATGCATGTGCATCAGGGTCACACCATGCAGCTCCGCCCCTGGATGTGCTATGTTGTAAGACCGTACCGCAGTACGTGTGTGTGACTGTGTGCATATCAGGAATTCAGGATTACAGCATAGGTTTTCGCTTGCCTCATTCGCTCTTGATCTGTCTGCTCTGGGCGAACGCAATGAGCCAGAGCAGCACGACGGCGAGCACGACGTTGAGGATGACATATCGGTGCTTGCCCAGGTTCTTGGCCAACCTCGACCCCGGGTGCGCGTCGTCTCGCCACGCTGCTGTGTGGCCGCCGCTCCAGTAGGCGCCGGCATGTCCCTCTTCTGGCAGCGTGTCCTCGGGGTAGTCCTCGCTGTCATCGTCGTCCGCGGCGGCGCTGGCACGGGGCACCTGGACGTAGAGCATCCCCTTGTCGAGCTGAACCTTGATCGCCCCGGCGTCGCAGGTGGCCGGGAGGTCGAACCGCTTGAGGAAGTGAGACCACTGCCGGCCGCCATTGACGGCGCGCTCGCCGCTGATCCTCAGGCTCCCTGACGGCTCCACCTGCACCTTCAGCTGGTTCTTGGTGAATCCTGCAATACCGGCATGCATGTCATCATAATCCCAGTAACATACGACGACGTGTTTCCGTGTTTGGAACGAAGCGAATTTAATTAGAAACTATATATGGGAGAAGCTGTAGAATTAACGTGAGCC
This Lolium perenne isolate Kyuss_39 chromosome 1, Kyuss_2.0, whole genome shotgun sequence DNA region includes the following protein-coding sequences:
- the LOC127327281 gene encoding 17.6 kDa class I heat shock protein 2 → MEAAASYRSRRVLAEIDPHSDWVHGDEFDTLIVDVSGFTKNQLKVQVEPSGSLRISGERAVNGGRQWSHFLKRFDLPATCDAGAIKVQLDKGMLYVQVPRASAAADDDDSEDYPEDTLPEEGHAGAYWSGGHTAAWRDDAHPGSRLAKNLGKHRYVILNVVLAVVLLWLIAFAQSRQIKSE